A region of Rhizobium grahamii DNA encodes the following proteins:
- a CDS encoding fumarylacetoacetate hydrolase family protein, whose amino-acid sequence MKLMRVGEAGREKPAILDSDGKIRDLSAHVSDIGGDAISPEGLAKIKAIDLQSLPELSPARIGACVAGTGKFICIGLNFSDHAAETGATVPPEPVIFMKATSAIVGPNDNVLIPRGSEKTDWEVELGVVIGKTAKYVSEADALDYVAGYCVSHDVSERAFQTERAGQWTKGKSCDTFGPIGPWLVTKDEIADPQNLGMWLKVNGETMQNGSSKTMVYGVAHVVSYLSQFMSLHPGDVISTGTPPGVGMGMKPPRFLKAGDVVELGIEGLGTQKQTFQADR is encoded by the coding sequence ATGAAGCTTATGCGTGTTGGAGAAGCTGGTCGCGAGAAGCCGGCGATACTCGATTCCGACGGCAAGATCCGCGACCTGTCGGCGCATGTTTCGGACATTGGTGGCGACGCGATCTCGCCGGAAGGGCTTGCGAAGATCAAGGCCATCGACCTCCAGAGTCTGCCCGAGCTGTCGCCGGCTCGCATCGGTGCCTGCGTTGCGGGCACCGGAAAATTCATCTGCATCGGCCTCAATTTCTCTGATCATGCCGCTGAAACCGGCGCGACAGTGCCGCCTGAACCCGTCATCTTCATGAAGGCAACGTCGGCAATCGTTGGCCCTAACGACAATGTCCTGATCCCCCGCGGCTCTGAGAAGACCGACTGGGAAGTGGAACTCGGCGTTGTCATCGGTAAAACCGCAAAGTACGTCAGCGAAGCCGACGCGCTCGACTATGTCGCCGGCTACTGCGTGTCCCACGATGTCTCCGAGCGGGCCTTCCAGACGGAACGTGCCGGTCAGTGGACCAAGGGCAAGTCTTGCGACACCTTTGGTCCGATCGGTCCGTGGCTTGTCACCAAGGACGAGATTGCCGATCCGCAGAACCTCGGCATGTGGTTGAAGGTAAACGGCGAAACCATGCAGAACGGCTCGTCGAAGACGATGGTTTACGGCGTTGCGCATGTGGTGTCTTACCTGAGCCAGTTTATGTCCCTGCACCCGGGCGACGTGATTTCGACCGGCACGCCTCCGGGCGTTGGCATGGGCATGAAACCGCCGCGCTTCCTCAAGGCTGGCGATGTCGTGGAGCTCGGTATCGAAGGTCTGGGCACGCAGAAGCAGACCTTCCAGGCGGATCGCTGA
- a CDS encoding glutathione S-transferase family protein, with amino-acid sequence MLVNGKWTEDWQPVQAKDEKGGFVRQTSSFRNWVTPDGAAGPTGESGFRAEAGRYHLYVAYICPWASRTLIGRKLKGLESAISVSVVEPALTKQGWRFGDYPGATQDQIQGATYMHQIYTSAAPGFTGRATVPVLWDKQSQTIVNNESADILRMMNEGFGDLAHNPIDLYPAARRAEIDAFNERIYPSLNNGVYRAGFATTQLAYEEAFAGVFECLDWVENELGDRPFLFAEHPTESDIRLFVTLARFDVAYHGLFKCNLRRVADYSKLRAFCRRMLEWPGVAETVNFDHIKRGYYSIESLNPTRIVPVGPDLAEIF; translated from the coding sequence TTGCTCGTAAACGGTAAGTGGACAGAAGACTGGCAACCGGTCCAGGCAAAGGATGAGAAGGGCGGCTTCGTCCGTCAGACTTCAAGTTTCCGCAATTGGGTTACGCCGGATGGCGCCGCAGGCCCGACAGGGGAATCCGGCTTCAGGGCCGAGGCAGGTCGCTATCATCTCTACGTCGCCTACATCTGCCCTTGGGCTTCGCGGACGCTGATCGGCCGAAAGCTGAAGGGGCTGGAATCTGCCATCTCGGTTTCCGTGGTCGAGCCTGCGCTGACAAAGCAAGGCTGGCGGTTCGGCGACTATCCGGGAGCGACGCAAGACCAGATCCAAGGTGCCACCTACATGCACCAGATCTACACGAGCGCTGCGCCCGGCTTTACCGGCAGGGCGACGGTGCCCGTTCTGTGGGACAAGCAGTCGCAGACGATCGTGAACAACGAATCAGCTGACATCCTGCGAATGATGAACGAGGGCTTTGGCGATCTTGCCCATAATCCGATCGATCTCTACCCCGCTGCCCGTCGCGCCGAAATCGACGCCTTCAACGAACGGATTTATCCGAGCCTCAACAATGGGGTCTATCGAGCGGGCTTTGCCACCACGCAGCTCGCCTATGAAGAAGCATTCGCGGGCGTATTTGAGTGCCTCGATTGGGTCGAAAACGAGCTTGGCGATCGGCCGTTCCTGTTTGCTGAACACCCGACAGAAAGCGATATACGCCTCTTTGTAACGCTTGCGCGCTTCGATGTCGCCTATCACGGCCTGTTCAAATGCAACCTGCGCCGCGTTGCCGATTACAGCAAGCTTCGTGCTTTCTGCCGGCGGATGCTGGAGTGGCCGGGTGTCGCGGAGACCGTCAATTTCGATCATATAAAGCGTGGCTACTACTCGATCGAGAGCCTGAATCCGACGAGGATCGTTCCGGTCGGGCCTGATCTGGCCGAGATTTTCTGA
- a CDS encoding DUF2852 domain-containing protein, translated as MNQSALLRPDWTPATIALMILGFVVFWPLGLAMLAYIIFGERLRGFKRDANSAADGFFAGCRRSHGRYRPHFSTGNVAFDDWRKAELDRLEEERRKLDEMREEFDSYMRELRRAKDQEEFDRFMRDRRNAKRDDNGPVAEYQTP; from the coding sequence ATGAACCAGTCAGCATTGCTTCGCCCGGATTGGACTCCGGCTACCATTGCCCTGATGATCCTCGGCTTCGTGGTTTTCTGGCCTCTGGGTCTCGCCATGCTTGCCTACATTATTTTCGGGGAGCGCCTGCGTGGTTTCAAGCGCGACGCCAACAGCGCTGCGGATGGATTCTTTGCCGGCTGCCGACGTTCGCATGGTCGCTATCGCCCGCACTTCTCGACGGGTAATGTAGCCTTCGACGATTGGCGCAAGGCCGAACTCGATCGGCTGGAAGAAGAACGCCGCAAGCTTGATGAAATGCGCGAGGAGTTCGATTCCTACATGCGCGAACTGCGCCGCGCCAAGGATCAGGAAGAGTTCGATCGCTTCATGCGCGATCGCAGGAACGCCAAGCGCGACGACAACGGACCGGTCGCAGAATACCAGACCCCGTAA
- a CDS encoding polyhydroxyalkanoate depolymerase, producing the protein MFYQLYELNHAALAPYRAFADIMRMVYANPLNPISQTPWGRTVAASLEMFERTTRRYGKPSFGLNDTVIGDRKIAVREEVVWSRPFCNLLHFARNVPSGQAPDPRILIVAPMSGHYATLLRGTVEALLPSADIYITDWIDARMVPMTEGTFDFDDYVDYVIEMLRFLGPDTHVIAVCQPSVPVLAAAAVMEADNDPFSPSSMTLMGGPIDTRINPTAVNQLAKERSLEWFADNVIMNVPWPQPGFMRPVYPGFLQLSGFMSMNLDRHVIAHKEFFMHLVKNDGEPAEKHRDFYDEYLAVMDLTAEFYLQTVDQVFIKHSLPKGELLHRGRPVDPAAIRNVALLTVEGENDDISGVGQTKAAQTICVNIPENMRMHYLQPDVGHYGVFNGSRFRREIAPRIVNFVREHSRTGKPVVKRVIKGGKSS; encoded by the coding sequence ATGTTTTACCAGCTTTATGAATTGAACCATGCTGCATTGGCGCCTTATCGTGCGTTCGCCGATATCATGCGCATGGTCTATGCCAATCCGCTTAATCCGATTTCGCAGACCCCTTGGGGTCGCACGGTGGCCGCTAGCCTCGAAATGTTCGAGCGCACGACGCGTCGCTACGGCAAACCGTCATTCGGCCTGAACGATACCGTGATTGGTGATCGCAAGATCGCCGTGCGGGAAGAGGTCGTGTGGTCGCGTCCCTTTTGCAATCTGCTCCATTTTGCGCGCAATGTTCCAAGCGGCCAGGCGCCAGATCCACGTATCCTCATCGTCGCGCCGATGTCGGGCCACTACGCGACGCTGTTGCGCGGTACCGTCGAAGCGCTCCTCCCAAGCGCCGATATCTATATCACCGACTGGATCGACGCCCGCATGGTGCCGATGACCGAAGGCACGTTCGATTTCGATGACTACGTCGATTATGTCATTGAAATGCTGCGCTTCCTCGGTCCCGACACCCACGTGATCGCCGTCTGTCAGCCCTCCGTGCCGGTCCTTGCCGCCGCTGCCGTCATGGAAGCCGACAATGACCCGTTCTCGCCCTCGTCGATGACGCTGATGGGCGGACCGATCGACACGCGCATCAACCCGACAGCCGTCAACCAGCTCGCCAAGGAGCGCTCCCTTGAGTGGTTTGCGGATAACGTGATCATGAATGTACCTTGGCCGCAGCCGGGCTTCATGCGTCCCGTTTATCCGGGTTTCCTGCAGCTGTCGGGCTTCATGTCGATGAACCTCGATCGGCATGTGATCGCCCACAAGGAATTCTTCATGCACCTCGTGAAGAACGACGGTGAGCCGGCAGAGAAGCACCGCGATTTCTATGACGAGTACCTTGCCGTTATGGATCTGACCGCCGAGTTCTATCTTCAGACGGTCGATCAGGTCTTCATCAAGCATTCGCTGCCGAAGGGCGAGTTGCTCCATCGCGGCAGGCCGGTCGATCCGGCTGCGATCCGCAACGTGGCGCTGCTCACGGTCGAAGGGGAGAACGACGATATATCCGGTGTCGGCCAGACCAAGGCCGCGCAGACAATTTGCGTCAACATTCCCGAAAACATGCGGATGCACTACCTGCAGCCCGATGTCGGACATTACGGTGTCTTCAATGGCTCGCGCTTCCGCCGAGAAATCGCACCGCGCATCGTCAATTTTGTCCGGGAGCACAGCCGGACAGGAAAGCCTGTCGTGAAGCGGGTGATCAAAGGCGGAAAATCAAGCTGA
- a CDS encoding M48 family metallopeptidase gives MFPLLAKPRRSARKPAPPETRTLDVAGRLMPLTIKQHERATRITLRIEPGGRALKMTIPSGLAQREVNAFLDRHQGWLLTKLAKFSTDSGLHDGSSILFRGVSHRIHHTGSLRGLTEAIVVDGKPVLKVSGMPEHVGRRIATFLKKEARADLERLAALHARSISTPIRSISMKDTRSRWGSCSSEGNLSFSWRIVMAPPSVVDYLAAHEVAHLREMNHGPRFWSLCKKLCPHMDEAKAWLKRHGSQLHAIDFD, from the coding sequence ATGTTCCCGCTCCTCGCAAAGCCGCGCCGCAGCGCCCGGAAGCCCGCTCCGCCCGAGACCCGGACGCTTGATGTGGCTGGTCGCCTGATGCCGTTGACGATCAAGCAGCACGAGCGGGCAACACGTATTACGTTGCGTATCGAACCCGGCGGTCGCGCTTTGAAGATGACGATCCCAAGCGGGCTGGCGCAGCGCGAGGTGAATGCATTTCTCGACCGCCATCAGGGGTGGCTGCTCACCAAGCTTGCCAAGTTCTCAACGGATTCCGGCCTGCATGACGGCAGCAGCATCCTCTTTCGCGGCGTGTCGCACCGTATTCATCACACGGGCAGCCTTCGCGGATTGACCGAAGCGATTGTTGTCGATGGCAAGCCTGTTCTGAAGGTCAGCGGCATGCCCGAGCATGTCGGACGCCGCATCGCGACCTTCCTTAAAAAGGAGGCGAGGGCGGACCTCGAGCGGCTGGCAGCGCTGCATGCCCGTTCGATCAGCACGCCGATTAGATCGATTTCCATGAAGGACACCCGCAGCCGTTGGGGATCCTGTTCGTCCGAGGGGAATTTGAGCTTCTCCTGGCGCATCGTCATGGCGCCGCCATCCGTCGTCGACTATCTGGCGGCCCATGAGGTAGCCCATCTCAGAGAGATGAACCACGGCCCACGCTTCTGGTCACTTTGCAAGAAGCTCTGCCCCCACATGGACGAAGCAAAGGCCTGGTTGAAGCGCCACGGCAGTCAGCTTCACGCCATTGATTTCGACTGA
- a CDS encoding phosphoribosylanthranilate isomerase — protein sequence MKPDIKICGLSTAETIDRALARGATHIGFIFFEKSPRYVEPDIAGKLAEPARGKAKIVAVTVNPSNDDLDEIVALLKPDIIQLHGDESPERVLTIKAVYGLPVMKAFSVRTADDLKRVEAYIGIADRFLFDAKPPKGSDLPGGNGVSFDWSLLSWLDHNVDYMLSGGLNKANIAEALAMTKAPGIDASSGVESAPGVKNVAMIDEFFDAVEWACQPEAASGS from the coding sequence ATGAAACCGGATATCAAGATCTGTGGGCTGAGCACGGCTGAAACCATCGATCGCGCCCTTGCGCGCGGTGCGACCCATATCGGCTTCATCTTCTTCGAAAAGAGCCCGCGCTATGTTGAGCCCGATATCGCCGGCAAGCTTGCGGAACCGGCTCGCGGCAAGGCCAAGATCGTTGCTGTCACTGTCAACCCTAGCAATGACGACCTCGATGAGATCGTGGCGCTGTTGAAGCCTGATATTATTCAGTTGCACGGCGACGAGAGCCCGGAGCGCGTTCTGACCATAAAGGCGGTCTACGGCCTGCCGGTCATGAAGGCTTTCTCCGTGCGGACGGCTGACGACCTGAAGCGCGTGGAGGCCTATATCGGCATTGCCGATCGGTTCCTGTTCGACGCCAAGCCTCCGAAGGGATCCGATTTGCCCGGTGGCAACGGTGTTTCCTTCGATTGGAGCCTGTTGTCCTGGCTTGACCACAATGTGGATTACATGCTTTCCGGTGGCTTGAACAAAGCCAACATTGCCGAAGCGCTCGCCATGACCAAGGCACCCGGGATCGATGCGTCCTCCGGTGTCGAAAGCGCGCCGGGCGTCAAGAACGTGGCAATGATCGATGAGTTTTTCGATGCGGTCGAATGGGCCTGTCAGCCTGAAGCGGCCTCAGGGAGTTGA